One genomic segment of Paenibacillus sp. FSL H8-0332 includes these proteins:
- a CDS encoding fatty acid desaturase — MTNNQIPQLSTLKKSVAPYEKTDLSTSIKQLINTLGPLVLLWTAAYLSLSVSYWLTLLFAIPAAGFVIRTFIIFHDCCHGSFFKNRKANDIVGTITGVLTLVPYRQWKHSHSIHHAGSSNLDKRGIGDIWIMTVDEYMAAKPLTRLYYRIYRNPLVLFVIGPIAVFLIQYRFNAKGARRKERMNTYLTNVSLVALYAALILLIGWQAFLLVHLPIVFVSGFLGIWLFYVQHQFEHTYFEHDEEWSYVNAAVEGSSYYKLPKVLQWITGNIGFHHVHHLSPKVPNYNLELAHNASPPLQKATTITLSTSLEALKYRLWDEERKVFVSFKQLKQRLRMNEPALSEGLKVIKPGFQSE; from the coding sequence ATGACCAACAACCAGATACCCCAGCTCTCTACATTGAAGAAAAGCGTAGCTCCTTACGAGAAAACAGACCTCAGCACAAGCATAAAACAGCTCATCAATACGCTTGGGCCGCTGGTGCTGCTATGGACCGCCGCTTACTTAAGCTTATCCGTGTCCTATTGGCTGACGCTGTTGTTCGCTATTCCGGCTGCCGGCTTTGTCATCCGCACCTTTATTATTTTTCATGACTGCTGTCATGGGTCGTTCTTCAAGAACCGCAAGGCCAATGATATTGTCGGTACCATCACCGGCGTGCTTACCCTGGTCCCTTACCGTCAGTGGAAGCACAGTCATTCGATCCATCACGCCGGAAGCAGCAATCTCGATAAAAGAGGCATCGGAGATATCTGGATCATGACAGTGGACGAATATATGGCTGCCAAACCGCTGACGCGCCTGTATTACCGGATCTACCGCAACCCGCTGGTGCTGTTCGTCATCGGACCGATTGCCGTATTCCTTATCCAGTACCGGTTCAATGCCAAAGGGGCAAGACGCAAGGAACGGATGAATACGTACCTGACCAATGTGTCCCTTGTTGCTCTATATGCTGCGCTTATTCTGCTCATAGGCTGGCAGGCGTTCCTGCTGGTGCATCTGCCGATTGTGTTCGTATCCGGCTTCCTCGGCATCTGGCTGTTCTATGTGCAGCACCAGTTCGAACATACCTACTTCGAGCATGATGAGGAGTGGAGCTACGTGAACGCCGCCGTAGAAGGAAGCTCCTATTATAAGCTGCCGAAGGTACTGCAATGGATTACCGGCAATATCGGATTTCACCATGTGCATCACTTGAGTCCGAAGGTGCCGAATTATAATCTGGAGCTGGCCCACAATGCCAGTCCGCCCTTGCAAAAGGCGACCACCATTACACTCAGCACAAGTCTCGAAGCTCTGAAATACCGTCTGTGGGATGAGGAACGCAAGGTCTTTGTCAGCTTCAAGCAGTTGAAGCAGCGGCTGCGCATGAACGAGCCAGCGTTATCAGAGGGGCTGAAGGTAATCAAACCGGGGTTCCAGAGCGAATAG
- a CDS encoding response regulator transcription factor: MISIVIAEDQRMLLGALSALLDLEDDMQVVGKAGNGEEAVKLVKQLQPDICIMDIEMPAMTGLEAAEALKGEGCKIMILTTFARAGYFERAVKAGVDAYLLKDSPSEELALSIRSVMDGKRMYAPELMDEAYSKEANPLTEREKEVLGLIADGKNTKEIASQLYITTGTVRNYISVILDKLDVGNRIEAITRFKEKGWFK, encoded by the coding sequence ATGATATCCATCGTGATAGCCGAAGACCAGCGGATGCTGCTGGGAGCCTTATCGGCTCTGCTGGACCTGGAGGATGATATGCAGGTGGTCGGTAAGGCAGGCAACGGGGAAGAGGCCGTGAAGCTGGTGAAGCAGCTGCAGCCGGATATCTGTATTATGGATATTGAAATGCCCGCCATGACGGGCCTGGAAGCGGCAGAAGCTCTGAAGGGAGAAGGCTGCAAAATCATGATTCTGACCACCTTTGCCCGGGCAGGGTATTTCGAACGTGCGGTCAAGGCCGGAGTGGATGCCTATCTGCTCAAGGACAGTCCTAGCGAGGAGCTGGCGCTGTCGATCCGCAGTGTCATGGACGGCAAACGCATGTACGCGCCGGAGCTGATGGATGAGGCCTATAGTAAGGAAGCGAATCCGCTGACCGAGCGGGAGAAGGAAGTGCTGGGGCTGATTGCCGACGGCAAGAATACGAAGGAGATCGCCAGCCAGCTCTATATCACCACTGGAACGGTCCGCAACTACATCTCGGTCATTCTGGACAAGCTGGATGTGGGCAACCGGATCGAGGCGATTACGCGCTTCAAGGAGAAGGGCTGGTTTAAATAA
- a CDS encoding SWIM zinc finger family protein, protein MPELTSTYVDSLAPNAAAIKNGQGLVRKKSFVELHQSENGELLFGKCAGSGKTPYECSVDFITADSPVFRCTCPSRQFPCKHALGLLYAYTEGQTFTPAPVPEDIASKREKAEKREENKVKQAAEGADPKPKKVNKSALKKKINAQLEGLDLLEKLVLSFVRSGLSTIDKSAAKTVQGHVKQLGNYYLSGAQIELRRFANLMFSGKDQEQNYTYAVEQLTRLHAFIKKGRAYLQARSEDPELALDHESTIDEWLGHAWQLSELKEYGLVKEGAELLQLSFYSYNDAARQEFVDLGFWLDLSAEGGEIRRTFNYRPYKAAKLMREEDSFFDIAVVPQLYTYPGDMNARIRYESMSPRPVQATDLERTAAKAHRSYVEVFKKVKNQIKNPLSDKQPVMLLHAAALGVTENGQYVMTDGEGTRLLLEDLPSVPQGTVELLPFLPAGAREDCAVLVMFEHDLDQGRLRAQPLSVIKDEEITRLLF, encoded by the coding sequence TTGCCAGAGCTAACATCCACGTACGTCGATTCACTTGCACCCAATGCTGCTGCGATCAAGAACGGCCAAGGGCTGGTCCGCAAGAAGAGCTTTGTGGAGCTCCATCAGTCGGAGAACGGAGAGCTATTGTTCGGAAAATGTGCCGGGAGCGGCAAAACGCCCTATGAGTGTTCGGTGGACTTCATCACAGCAGACAGCCCGGTCTTCCGCTGCACCTGTCCCAGCCGCCAGTTCCCCTGCAAGCATGCGCTAGGTCTGCTCTATGCCTATACCGAAGGCCAGACGTTCACGCCTGCCCCGGTTCCCGAAGACATCGCATCGAAGCGCGAGAAGGCCGAGAAGCGGGAAGAGAACAAGGTGAAGCAGGCGGCAGAAGGAGCAGACCCCAAGCCGAAGAAGGTCAACAAATCCGCGCTGAAGAAAAAAATCAACGCACAGCTCGAAGGGCTTGATCTGCTGGAGAAGCTGGTGCTCTCCTTTGTACGCAGCGGCCTGTCCACGATTGACAAGTCTGCGGCCAAGACGGTTCAGGGGCATGTGAAGCAGCTCGGGAACTATTATCTGTCCGGGGCCCAGATTGAGCTGCGCCGCTTCGCAAATCTGATGTTCAGCGGCAAGGATCAGGAGCAGAACTATACATATGCGGTGGAGCAGCTGACACGGCTACACGCATTTATCAAGAAGGGCCGGGCGTATCTCCAGGCCCGGAGCGAGGACCCGGAGCTGGCGCTCGATCACGAATCCACTATTGATGAATGGCTGGGCCATGCCTGGCAGCTTAGCGAGCTGAAGGAATACGGGCTGGTGAAGGAGGGGGCGGAGCTGCTGCAGTTGTCCTTCTACAGCTACAACGATGCGGCCCGTCAGGAGTTCGTAGACCTTGGCTTTTGGCTGGACCTCTCTGCGGAAGGCGGAGAGATTCGCCGGACATTTAACTACCGCCCATACAAAGCGGCGAAGCTGATGCGCGAGGAAGACAGCTTCTTCGACATTGCCGTAGTTCCTCAATTGTACACCTATCCTGGGGACATGAATGCCCGGATCAGGTACGAGTCCATGTCTCCAAGACCCGTGCAAGCTACAGATCTTGAGCGGACGGCCGCCAAGGCTCACCGTTCTTATGTCGAAGTGTTCAAGAAGGTGAAGAACCAGATCAAGAATCCGCTGAGCGACAAGCAGCCGGTCATGCTGCTGCATGCCGCAGCTCTGGGCGTTACAGAGAACGGCCAGTATGTTATGACCGACGGGGAAGGAACAAGGCTGCTCCTGGAGGATCTTCCATCGGTCCCGCAGGGCACGGTGGAACTGCTGCCGTTCCTTCCGGCCGGCGCCCGCGAGGACTGCGCGGTTCTGGTCATGTTCGAGCATGACCTGGACCAGGGACGTCTGCGCGCCCAGCCGCTAAGTGTCATTAAGGACGAAGAGATCACTCGTCTGCTGTTCTAG
- a CDS encoding HEAT repeat domain-containing protein, with amino-acid sequence MSTALLQELHQEFRRLYIAGSELAAGDFRLKRLLPQFQQLGERSPVFKKLGEGIAALLEPGSPDGPAPGVQLQEHTLLLESVLYTQGTTAVGGTPGPLPVRNFTLRTNQPYRKLAPVLEALTTTGSGRYETVLDAYKEGVFQDLRLLPLAISALNDPYSELAEYAMNHILPSYGPEIAGYLLESFNPEGGRSEVRKLEVIRKVGADEYLDKIFQAAGNGSEEIRAAAIQCLGGYEQYLDHLLEWSTDKKKAIREAAYTALAAGGSEQGVERLVEAFTKKKDREMLGRVLAGGHSAEVSARLAALFMEELQAAPQTNADKKLTEKVWDELLPYMTALRHVRSPQLDEIYSYILQEYARFSPLGWIPLIDHAAWYKERTSDGAALAELEELDKRSARFLPNYFRVAQQSLSPKELYNRFGGSFMDKLKALVGKEAKDAAQRSQLLIDTIEEQVVDIRRRNYEVEWDASGVRQPYSRELLSAEEIAADWDPRWLDWFIKQDAVNLASAFARPGHRGVQDYLLGKLQEPYKRRTYDYIPNLFKGLERAGVPEPERLELLMTALENKNVHTPYTFEFYVFKLMERFPASYADRLEAVIPKYRYECKQQLEYVLNSLRSAS; translated from the coding sequence ATGAGCACAGCGTTATTACAGGAGCTGCATCAGGAATTCAGAAGACTGTATATTGCCGGGAGCGAGCTGGCGGCAGGGGATTTTCGCCTGAAGCGGCTGCTTCCGCAATTTCAGCAACTCGGCGAGCGGTCACCGGTGTTCAAGAAGTTAGGCGAGGGAATCGCTGCGTTGCTTGAACCGGGCAGCCCTGACGGACCTGCACCGGGCGTTCAATTGCAGGAGCATACCCTGCTGCTGGAGTCCGTGCTGTACACCCAGGGAACGACAGCCGTGGGGGGAACTCCCGGACCCTTGCCGGTACGGAATTTCACGCTGCGCACGAATCAGCCATACCGGAAGCTTGCGCCTGTGCTGGAAGCGCTCACCACTACCGGAAGCGGCAGGTATGAGACCGTGCTGGATGCTTATAAGGAAGGGGTCTTTCAGGATCTGCGTCTGCTGCCGCTGGCAATCTCTGCGCTAAATGACCCTTATTCGGAGCTGGCTGAATACGCAATGAACCATATTCTCCCCTCCTATGGGCCGGAGATTGCCGGATACCTGCTGGAGAGCTTCAACCCGGAAGGGGGGCGGAGCGAGGTCCGCAAGCTGGAGGTGATCCGCAAGGTCGGCGCTGACGAATATCTGGATAAGATCTTCCAGGCCGCCGGAAATGGCAGTGAGGAGATCCGGGCTGCGGCTATTCAATGCCTCGGCGGCTATGAGCAATACTTGGATCATCTGCTGGAGTGGTCCACCGACAAGAAGAAAGCCATCCGTGAAGCAGCCTATACAGCGTTGGCGGCAGGCGGTTCGGAGCAGGGCGTGGAACGGCTGGTGGAAGCGTTCACCAAGAAGAAGGACCGCGAGATGCTGGGCAGAGTGCTGGCAGGCGGGCATTCTGCAGAGGTAAGTGCCAGACTGGCGGCATTATTCATGGAGGAGCTGCAGGCCGCGCCGCAGACGAATGCCGACAAGAAGCTGACGGAAAAGGTGTGGGATGAGCTTCTTCCCTACATGACCGCGCTTCGCCACGTGCGCAGCCCGCAGCTGGATGAAATCTACAGCTATATCCTTCAGGAGTATGCCCGTTTCTCCCCGCTGGGCTGGATTCCGCTCATTGACCACGCGGCCTGGTATAAAGAGCGGACATCGGATGGAGCAGCGCTGGCTGAGCTTGAAGAGCTGGATAAGCGGAGCGCGCGGTTCTTGCCGAATTATTTCCGTGTCGCCCAGCAGTCCTTGAGCCCGAAAGAGCTGTACAACCGGTTCGGCGGAAGCTTTATGGATAAATTGAAAGCATTGGTGGGCAAAGAGGCCAAGGATGCGGCTCAGCGCTCGCAATTGCTGATTGATACGATTGAGGAACAGGTGGTGGATATCCGCCGGAGGAATTACGAGGTGGAGTGGGATGCATCAGGAGTCAGACAGCCGTACAGCAGGGAGTTGCTGTCTGCCGAGGAGATTGCGGCAGACTGGGACCCCCGCTGGCTGGACTGGTTCATCAAGCAGGACGCGGTGAATTTGGCCAGTGCCTTTGCCCGGCCGGGTCATCGGGGTGTACAGGACTACCTGCTTGGCAAGCTGCAGGAGCCGTATAAACGCCGCACTTATGATTATATTCCTAATCTCTTCAAAGGCCTTGAAAGGGCGGGAGTGCCGGAGCCGGAGCGGCTGGAACTGCTGATGACCGCCTTGGAGAATAAGAATGTCCACACGCCTTATACGTTTGAGTTCTATGTATTTAAACTGATGGAGCGCTTCCCTGCCAGCTATGCGGACCGGCTGGAAGCGGTCATTCCTAAATATAGATATGAATGTAAGCAGCAGCTGGAATATGTATTGAACAGCCTGCGGAGTGCCAGCTAA
- a CDS encoding AAA family ATPase — protein MSTEQDQLQDYMRLPAEILYQEELEALRREDTGRIPAGWQMSPRSVLTFIAGGKAGKTVITPKYIGNTRLIEMAVATLVTDRALLLIGEPGTAKSWLSENLAAAIYGNSGMVVQGTAGTSEEHVRYSWNYAMLLANGPTPEALVKSPIMRAMEDGGIARFEEISRCASEVQDALISILSEKTISVPELGKETSARKGFSIIATANTRDRGVNEMSAALKRRFNIIVLPAPSDLETELSIVKKRVAEIASSYELQAAVPADEALLKVVTIFRELRSGMTLDKKEKVKTPAGVISTAEAISLLTNSMALAASFGSGELTDRDLAAGLQGAIVKDDDKDKLVWKEYLDNVMKKKGADWRGLYQACKEMNE, from the coding sequence ATGTCAACCGAACAAGATCAGCTTCAGGATTACATGCGTCTGCCGGCCGAAATCCTATACCAGGAGGAGCTGGAGGCTCTGCGCAGGGAGGACACTGGACGTATTCCTGCCGGCTGGCAGATGTCACCGCGCTCTGTCCTGACCTTCATCGCTGGCGGCAAGGCGGGCAAGACCGTAATTACCCCGAAATATATCGGGAACACCCGGCTGATCGAGATGGCGGTTGCCACGCTGGTCACCGACCGGGCGCTGCTTCTGATCGGGGAGCCGGGCACGGCGAAATCCTGGCTATCCGAGAATCTGGCGGCGGCGATCTACGGCAACTCAGGCATGGTTGTGCAAGGGACGGCGGGAACAAGCGAAGAGCATGTGCGCTATTCCTGGAACTATGCCATGCTCCTGGCGAACGGTCCAACGCCGGAGGCGCTGGTCAAGAGCCCGATTATGCGGGCGATGGAGGACGGCGGTATTGCCCGGTTTGAAGAAATCTCCCGCTGTGCCTCTGAGGTGCAGGATGCGCTGATTTCGATTCTGTCGGAGAAGACGATCTCCGTGCCGGAGCTCGGCAAGGAGACCAGTGCCCGCAAAGGCTTCTCGATTATTGCCACCGCTAATACCCGGGACCGTGGAGTCAATGAGATGTCCGCAGCCCTGAAGCGGCGGTTCAATATCATTGTGCTGCCTGCGCCGTCGGATCTGGAGACGGAGCTGTCTATTGTGAAGAAGCGTGTCGCTGAGATTGCCTCTTCGTATGAGCTTCAGGCTGCCGTTCCGGCGGATGAAGCGCTGCTGAAGGTGGTTACGATCTTCCGCGAGCTGCGCAGCGGCATGACCCTCGACAAGAAGGAGAAGGTTAAGACTCCAGCCGGTGTGATCTCGACCGCAGAAGCGATCTCGCTGCTGACGAACAGCATGGCACTGGCGGCCAGCTTCGGCAGCGGAGAACTAACTGACAGGGATCTGGCAGCGGGACTCCAAGGGGCGATCGTCAAGGATGACGACAAGGATAAGCTGGTCTGGAAGGAATATCTGGATAATGTAATGAAGAAAAAAGGAGCGGACTGGCGCGGACTCTATCAAGCCTGCAAGGAGATGAACGAGTGA
- a CDS encoding sensor histidine kinase, with product MQKWHHIFHKSTGLSPYVWVVFYILPFYFIFRSSSANRWVYGILMIMVFFACYVLSFKARGWVVYFWTSVQMVVSITMTLLFGYMYFALFLAFFIGNIQKRTAFFTLYPIHLLTTIVAINYELIMRNPVFLSQLPFVLVSIIAVVLLPVTTYNRNRHDKLEEQLEDAHKRISELGIMEERQRISRDLHDTLGQRLSLIGLKSDLAGKLITKNPAQALIEINDVRVTARSALKEVREMITQMRGIRVEDELVRIRQLLQAAEIGYMLEGDPVLTQTSLITENVLSMCMKEAVTNVVKHSGASLCRIQIESSRTDLIIRVKDNGGGIERTKLYHKGHGLQGMRERLEFVNGSMEVIQDQGTTLVIKVPNASQQPDMEVNAQ from the coding sequence ATGCAGAAGTGGCATCATATTTTTCATAAAAGCACGGGACTGAGCCCTTATGTGTGGGTTGTTTTTTACATTCTTCCCTTCTATTTCATCTTCCGCTCCTCCTCGGCGAACCGCTGGGTTTACGGGATTCTGATGATTATGGTCTTCTTCGCCTGCTATGTGCTGTCGTTTAAGGCCAGGGGCTGGGTGGTCTATTTCTGGACCAGCGTGCAGATGGTCGTCTCAATTACGATGACGCTGCTGTTCGGGTACATGTACTTTGCGCTGTTTCTGGCTTTTTTTATCGGGAATATTCAGAAAAGGACGGCCTTCTTCACCCTCTATCCGATCCATCTGCTGACAACTATTGTAGCGATTAACTATGAGCTGATTATGCGCAATCCCGTATTCCTCTCGCAGCTGCCGTTCGTGCTCGTCAGTATCATTGCTGTGGTGCTGCTTCCGGTCACAACGTATAACCGCAACAGGCACGATAAGCTGGAGGAACAGCTGGAGGATGCCCATAAACGGATCTCCGAGCTGGGCATTATGGAAGAGCGTCAGCGGATCTCCCGGGATCTGCATGATACGCTGGGACAGCGTCTGTCGCTGATCGGACTGAAGAGTGACCTTGCGGGCAAACTGATTACCAAGAATCCGGCGCAGGCGCTGATCGAGATCAACGATGTGCGGGTGACAGCCCGCAGTGCGCTGAAGGAAGTCCGGGAGATGATTACGCAGATGCGGGGCATCCGGGTTGAAGATGAGCTGGTACGCATCCGGCAACTCCTCCAGGCGGCGGAGATCGGTTATATGCTGGAGGGTGACCCCGTTCTGACCCAGACCTCGCTGATTACCGAGAACGTGCTGAGCATGTGTATGAAGGAGGCGGTAACCAATGTGGTCAAGCATAGCGGGGCCTCGCTCTGCCGGATTCAGATCGAATCCTCGCGGACTGATCTGATTATCAGGGTGAAGGACAACGGCGGAGGGATCGAGAGAACCAAGCTGTATCACAAGGGGCATGGCCTGCAAGGGATGAGGGAGCGGCTGGAATTCGTCAACGGTTCAATGGAAGTGATCCAGGATCAAGGAACTACACTAGTCATTAAGGTGCCGAATGCGTCGCAGCAGCCGGACATGGAGGTGAACGCACAATGA